From one Aquicella lusitana genomic stretch:
- a CDS encoding alpha/beta hydrolase codes for MTFIKTKTDTTLLIPGPIGQLEMITAEPLAEPQDAWGIVCHPHPLFGGTMNNKVVTTLSKTFQYLGLATVRFNFRGVGKSEGEFDKGIGELEDLLAVIDWIQQEHPVRDIWLAGFSFGAYVAAKAATQVPAKKLITVAPPVQHFPMQTLPPILCPWVLAQGELDEVVPPEEVLAWAEAREPKPIILRFPEAGHFFHGQLGELRVKLEEVLRG; via the coding sequence ATGACATTTATTAAAACCAAAACAGACACCACCCTTTTGATCCCGGGGCCCATTGGGCAGCTTGAAATGATTACAGCAGAACCGCTCGCTGAACCGCAGGATGCATGGGGCATTGTTTGCCATCCGCATCCGTTGTTTGGCGGGACAATGAATAACAAGGTGGTGACAACGCTTTCTAAAACTTTTCAATACCTGGGCCTCGCCACGGTACGGTTTAATTTCCGCGGTGTGGGAAAAAGTGAAGGTGAATTTGACAAGGGCATTGGCGAGCTGGAAGATCTGCTGGCTGTGATTGATTGGATACAACAGGAACACCCCGTGCGTGATATCTGGCTTGCCGGTTTTTCCTTTGGCGCATACGTAGCGGCCAAAGCGGCAACGCAAGTTCCTGCCAAAAAGCTCATCACCGTTGCGCCACCCGTACAGCATTTTCCCATGCAAACCCTGCCGCCCATTCTCTGCCCCTGGGTGCTTGCGCAAGGTGAATTGGATGAAGTAGTGCCGCCGGAGGAAGTGTTGGCATGGGCGGAAGCAAGAGAGCCCAAGCCTATCATTTTGCGCTTCCCCGAAGCTGGCCATTTTTTTCATGGCCAGCTAGGGGAATTGCGGGTGAAGTTGGAGGAGGTGCTGAGAGGGTGA
- a CDS encoding GIY-YIG nuclease family protein, giving the protein MKEYKYYVYILTSERNGVFYVGVTNNLTRCIYEHKAELVPGFTKKYDVKMLVYYEDFEDISEAIRREKIIKKWKRKFKVDAIERANPQWKDLYFDLI; this is encoded by the coding sequence ATGAAAGAATATAAATATTATGTTTACATACTCACTAGCGAAAGAAACGGCGTTTTTTATGTTGGTGTTACGAACAATCTTACTCGCTGCATATATGAACACAAAGCAGAACTTGTGCCGGGATTTACGAAAAAATATGATGTAAAAATGCTGGTTTATTACGAAGATTTTGAAGATATCAGCGAAGCAATTCGGCGGGAGAAAATTATTAAAAAATGGAAAAGAAAGTTTAAAGTTGATGCAATAGAGCGAGCTAATCCTCAGTGGAAAGATCTTTATTTTGATTTGATTTAA
- a CDS encoding L-threonylcarbamoyladenylate synthase, with product MTTPEITKAVKLLREGRLVAIPTETVYGLGADATNESAVRKIFLAKERPHDHPLIVHIGNIEQLQDWAREIPPAAMKLARAFWPGPLTLILKKQPQVLDIVTAGQNTVGLRIPRHPVARELLEAFGGGIAAPSANRFTRISPTTAHAVAEELGGKVDLILDGGPCEVGLESTIIDMSGETPVILRPGAITAHAIAAELGLPDIASPYAQHETRAPGMHHLHYAPRTRTILIETENIPDMLLALDRDDFPAAFVVNSDVIMPQNDKIRCIKMPHEAAAYAHDLYHTLRKLDHQDFKWIIIETVPQGEAWDAIRDRLLKATGSR from the coding sequence ATGACAACACCCGAGATAACGAAAGCAGTCAAGCTCTTACGCGAAGGCCGGCTCGTAGCCATCCCGACAGAAACAGTCTACGGACTGGGCGCGGATGCAACCAATGAAAGCGCTGTCCGCAAGATTTTTCTTGCCAAGGAGCGGCCCCATGATCATCCCCTGATTGTACATATTGGCAATATCGAACAACTACAGGACTGGGCTCGTGAGATTCCGCCCGCGGCGATGAAGCTTGCCCGTGCTTTCTGGCCGGGACCGCTGACCCTGATTTTGAAAAAACAGCCGCAAGTACTGGATATCGTGACGGCAGGGCAGAATACGGTGGGTTTGCGTATTCCTCGTCATCCGGTGGCAAGAGAACTTCTGGAGGCGTTTGGGGGTGGTATCGCCGCCCCTTCTGCTAACCGTTTTACCCGCATTAGCCCAACCACAGCGCACGCCGTGGCGGAAGAACTGGGGGGCAAGGTTGATCTCATTCTGGACGGTGGCCCTTGCGAAGTAGGGCTTGAATCCACCATTATCGATATGAGCGGAGAAACCCCTGTTATCCTGCGCCCCGGTGCTATCACTGCCCATGCGATTGCCGCGGAACTGGGCCTGCCTGATATTGCCTCGCCTTATGCACAGCATGAAACCCGCGCTCCCGGCATGCATCATTTGCACTATGCCCCCAGAACGCGAACCATCCTGATCGAAACCGAAAACATTCCCGATATGCTGCTTGCTCTCGATCGTGATGATTTCCCCGCCGCTTTTGTGGTGAATAGCGATGTCATCATGCCGCAAAATGACAAGATCCGCTGCATCAAAATGCCGCACGAAGCTGCCGCTTATGCCCATGATCTTTACCACACATTACGCAAACTCGATCATCAGGATTTCAAATGGATCATCATCGAAACCGTCCCGCAGGGCGAAGCATGGGACGCCATCCGTGACAGACTGCTGAAGGCGACAGGCTCGCGGTGA
- a CDS encoding FeoA family protein has translation MQLLDLTTGNKARIIAIKAGERCYRKRLIAMGLIPGTAFTVLRVAPLGDPVEIQVRGYALSLRKDEASMLDIEVIA, from the coding sequence ATGCAACTCCTTGATTTAACAACAGGTAATAAAGCCCGTATCATCGCCATTAAAGCCGGTGAAAGATGCTATCGCAAGCGCTTGATTGCAATGGGCTTAATTCCAGGCACCGCATTTACTGTACTACGGGTGGCGCCTCTGGGTGATCCTGTTGAGATTCAGGTAAGAGGTTATGCCTTGAGCCTGCGCAAAGATGAAGCTAGTATGCTGGATATAGAGGTGATTGCCTGA
- the feoB gene encoding Fe(2+) transporter permease subunit FeoB, which yields MPCCQSSSSCCAIQSGAAPKSKRSIALVGNPNCGKTTLFNALTGARQRVGNWPGVTVERKSGSFTEGTTLVEVVDLPGVYSLTLASESAAMDERIACEYLLEQHPNVIVNIVDASNLERHLYLTLQLLEMNAPVILVLNMMDVAQARGIQIDIAKLSHELGCPVVALEANKGNGLRELKRVITEYDPSSAEDRKSLAYPAMIQEAIADLSGALSADRMLYAQSLEQSANRWNAIRLLEDDVLVRQRASVDILKKAASHQAAIQQALGEEADILLADTRYRYIEQFIQSCVMRSAYTKTPWTTRIDNIVLNRILGVPIFLAVMYLLFLFSINIGGAFQDFFDISSQTIFVDGFAYALNSIGAPAWLTVLLANGIGKGINTTVTFIPVIGAMFLFLAMLEDSGYMARAAFVVDRLMRALQLPGKAFVPMIVGFGCNVPAVMGARTLENKRDRILTILMSPFMSCGARLAIFAVFTAAFFPSGGQNIVFALYLIGILMAVLTGFMLRKTLLKGDPAPLVMELPPYHVPHMKTLMLHAWQRLKGFVFRAGKLIVPICILIGALNSLNLDGTMNTGEGDAHSLLSLIGQWATPIFAPMGIHANNWPATVGLVTGILAKEVVVGTLNTLYTQMGHLAAASSADTFSLWAGLAEALRSIPENFAQLGNALSNPVLAKAPIDPVDKGVYGLMYQQFDGQIGAFAYLLFVLLYFPCISTTAAMLRELHRGWSLFSACWMTGVAYGTAVAFYQAATWMRHPLSSSIWIASLAAFFIGTIAAIRWYANRDHKYFSPTGTLATGRST from the coding sequence ATGCCATGCTGCCAATCCTCCTCTTCCTGCTGCGCTATTCAATCGGGCGCAGCACCCAAATCAAAGCGATCTATTGCCCTTGTTGGCAACCCTAATTGCGGCAAAACCACGCTATTTAACGCCTTAACAGGCGCCCGCCAGCGGGTAGGCAACTGGCCGGGTGTGACAGTTGAGCGAAAAAGCGGTTCTTTTACAGAAGGAACTACACTTGTCGAAGTCGTAGACTTGCCTGGTGTGTACTCTCTTACCCTAGCTTCAGAATCGGCTGCAATGGATGAGCGAATTGCTTGCGAATATCTTCTGGAGCAGCATCCAAACGTAATCGTCAATATCGTGGATGCCAGCAATCTGGAGCGACACCTTTATCTTACCCTGCAGCTCCTTGAAATGAATGCACCAGTTATCCTTGTGCTCAATATGATGGATGTAGCACAAGCGCGCGGCATACAGATTGATATCGCAAAGCTTTCGCATGAACTCGGCTGTCCAGTGGTTGCGCTTGAGGCGAATAAGGGAAATGGGCTGCGGGAATTGAAGCGTGTTATTACCGAATATGACCCGTCTTCAGCAGAGGATCGTAAAAGTTTAGCTTATCCTGCGATGATTCAAGAGGCGATCGCCGATTTGTCAGGCGCTTTATCTGCTGACAGGATGCTGTATGCGCAATCGCTCGAGCAATCTGCAAATAGGTGGAATGCCATCCGTCTGCTTGAGGATGACGTGCTAGTTCGTCAGCGTGCTTCGGTTGATATCTTAAAAAAAGCTGCATCACATCAAGCGGCAATTCAACAAGCATTAGGCGAAGAAGCGGATATTTTGCTCGCCGATACACGCTACCGCTATATAGAGCAGTTCATTCAATCCTGTGTTATGCGTTCTGCTTACACTAAAACACCATGGACAACGCGTATCGATAATATCGTCTTGAATCGTATCCTGGGTGTTCCCATCTTTCTCGCAGTCATGTATTTGCTGTTCTTGTTCTCCATTAACATCGGTGGCGCGTTTCAGGATTTTTTTGATATCAGCAGCCAGACAATTTTTGTAGATGGCTTTGCCTATGCGCTCAACAGCATAGGCGCACCCGCGTGGCTGACGGTTTTGCTGGCGAATGGCATTGGCAAAGGCATTAACACGACTGTCACGTTTATTCCCGTCATCGGCGCCATGTTTCTGTTTCTCGCCATGCTGGAAGATTCCGGTTACATGGCGCGTGCTGCCTTTGTAGTGGATCGTCTGATGCGTGCGCTGCAATTACCGGGCAAGGCTTTTGTGCCCATGATTGTGGGTTTTGGTTGCAATGTGCCAGCTGTGATGGGTGCACGCACGCTGGAAAATAAACGCGACCGCATTCTCACTATTCTCATGAGCCCATTCATGTCCTGCGGGGCACGGCTTGCTATTTTTGCCGTGTTTACAGCCGCATTTTTTCCAAGTGGCGGACAAAATATTGTCTTTGCGCTTTATCTCATCGGCATCCTCATGGCCGTGTTAACCGGCTTTATGCTGCGCAAAACATTGTTAAAAGGTGATCCCGCGCCGCTGGTGATGGAATTACCGCCTTATCACGTCCCGCATATGAAAACGCTGATGTTACATGCATGGCAACGTCTCAAAGGTTTTGTTTTCCGCGCAGGTAAGCTGATTGTTCCCATCTGCATCCTGATCGGCGCGCTGAATTCGCTGAACCTCGACGGCACCATGAATACAGGAGAAGGCGATGCACACTCGCTGCTCTCGCTGATTGGTCAGTGGGCGACACCGATTTTTGCACCGATGGGTATTCATGCGAATAACTGGCCCGCGACGGTAGGATTGGTCACTGGCATTCTGGCCAAGGAAGTCGTGGTGGGTACACTTAACACGCTTTACACACAGATGGGACATCTTGCTGCCGCTTCTTCGGCTGACACTTTTAGCCTGTGGGCGGGATTAGCCGAAGCGCTCCGTTCCATTCCTGAAAATTTCGCTCAGTTGGGTAACGCATTAAGCAATCCGGTGCTTGCGAAAGCGCCCATTGATCCGGTGGATAAAGGTGTTTACGGTCTCATGTATCAGCAATTTGACGGCCAGATTGGCGCGTTCGCCTATCTGCTTTTTGTGTTGCTGTATTTTCCCTGTATTTCGACTACCGCAGCGATGTTGCGTGAGTTGCACCGCGGCTGGTCTCTATTTTCAGCCTGCTGGATGACAGGCGTGGCCTATGGCACAGCGGTCGCTTTTTATCAGGCGGCGACATGGATGCGGCATCCGCTTTCTTCTTCCATCTGGATTGCGTCACTCGCTGCTTTTTTTATTGGAACGATTGCAGCCATTCGCTGGTATGCGAATCGTGATCATAAATATTTTTCACCCACAGGAACTTTGGCAACAGGGAGGTCAACGTGA